A genomic region of Caulobacter sp. NIBR2454 contains the following coding sequences:
- a CDS encoding sensor histidine kinase → MRLSGLKIEREALFVVLGTQALIDAVLTMRAVVNGYPPKWWHIPAEVLAYAVLCAAAYLMFLAIEAGGRRFGLAGRIAAALVSAFIAALVHVPILMLVFRHMTDYPQRAWEEIWSLSYIYAVAMPFLFTGAALVAYSFWRDVQARERQLAETQRLAQEAQLVALRYQINPHFLFNTLNAISALVLDHRNAAAETMLLRLSAFFRLTLTLEPTEAIVLSREIELQRTYLDIEQARFTDALDVAVDLPPALENALVPALILQPLVENAVKYGLDGEAGRARIAIAARAEGEVLVLEVTNTVLRTNAPGAGIGLRNVAERLAAEYGDEANMSVDDSVAGRFHVALTLPLRLAPPRLEARRPAIAAVA, encoded by the coding sequence GTGCGTTTGTCGGGGCTGAAGATCGAGCGCGAGGCCCTGTTCGTCGTGCTGGGCACCCAGGCCCTGATCGACGCCGTCCTGACCATGCGCGCCGTGGTCAACGGCTATCCACCCAAGTGGTGGCACATCCCCGCCGAGGTGCTCGCCTACGCGGTTCTTTGCGCCGCCGCCTATCTGATGTTCCTGGCCATCGAGGCGGGTGGCCGAAGGTTCGGCCTGGCGGGGCGGATCGCGGCGGCTCTGGTGTCGGCCTTCATAGCGGCGCTTGTCCACGTGCCGATCCTGATGCTGGTCTTCCGGCACATGACCGATTATCCGCAGCGCGCGTGGGAAGAGATCTGGTCGCTCAGCTACATCTACGCGGTGGCCATGCCGTTCCTGTTCACGGGCGCGGCCCTGGTGGCCTACAGTTTCTGGCGCGACGTCCAGGCCCGCGAGCGCCAGCTGGCCGAGACCCAGCGCCTGGCGCAGGAGGCGCAGCTGGTCGCCCTGCGCTATCAGATCAATCCGCACTTCCTGTTCAACACCCTGAACGCGATCTCGGCGCTGGTGCTGGACCATCGCAACGCCGCGGCCGAGACCATGCTGCTGCGGCTGTCGGCCTTCTTCCGCCTGACCCTGACGCTGGAGCCCACCGAGGCCATCGTCTTGTCTCGCGAGATCGAGCTTCAGCGCACTTATCTCGATATCGAGCAGGCCCGGTTCACCGACGCCCTGGACGTGGCCGTCGATCTGCCGCCGGCGCTGGAGAACGCCCTGGTCCCGGCCCTGATCCTCCAGCCGCTGGTGGAGAACGCGGTCAAGTACGGTCTGGACGGAGAGGCCGGCCGCGCCCGCATCGCCATCGCCGCCCGGGCGGAAGGCGAGGTGCTGGTGCTGGAGGTGACCAACACCGTCCTGCGCACCAACGCGCCCGGCGCCGGGATCGGCCTACGCAACGTGGCCGAGCGCCTGGCCGCCGAGTATGGCGACGAGGCGAACATGAGCGTGGACGATTCCGTCGCCGGCCGCTTCCACGTGGCCCTGACCCTGCCGCTGCGCCTCGCGCCGCCCCGGCTGGAGGCCCGCCGCCCCGCCATCGCGGCCGTGGCCTGA
- a CDS encoding DUF1428 domain-containing protein produces MAYVDGFVLAVSKDKMDAYKEMAELGRTVWMEHGALSYVEAKADDVPYGELTSFPRAVQAKDDEVVIFSFATYRDRAHRDEVMAKVMADERMKPDMENMPFDGKRMIFGGFEVFVQA; encoded by the coding sequence ATGGCCTATGTCGACGGGTTCGTTCTGGCGGTCAGCAAGGACAAAATGGACGCCTACAAGGAGATGGCGGAACTGGGCCGCACGGTCTGGATGGAGCATGGCGCGCTATCCTACGTCGAGGCCAAGGCCGATGACGTGCCCTATGGCGAGCTGACCTCTTTCCCTCGCGCCGTGCAGGCGAAGGACGATGAGGTCGTGATCTTCTCGTTCGCCACCTATCGTGACCGCGCTCATCGCGACGAAGTCATGGCCAAGGTCATGGCCGATGAACGGATGAAGCCGGACATGGAGAACATGCCCTTCGACGGCAAGCGCATGATCTTTGGCGGCTTCGAGGTCTTCGTTCAGGCCTGA